CCAGTAACCGTGTTTTACCTGTAATTAAGCCTCGTGTGAATCAGATAATTACCTGAAACACCTGGACCGACACGCGCTGCACCTGTTCACAGAAACATGAGGCTGCAGCACATTAATGCTTCTCATTTTACATTCACGTGTGTAATGTTTGAACAATCCTCTGTTCATTTAGCATGAACTTGAAGAAGATGCATTATACAATAACAttcatttaaattgtttttattgaaagGTAAATGTCATTCCTTCATGTGGTTAAAACTCCAAAACTAAACTTTCAACTTCTGCAAATGTGATTAACTtctacatttagatttttttttcagttggtgTCATTAACTGAGTGAGTTCTCTCCAATTTAAGAAACTGTTGTTAAATctacaattttaatttattcaactGGATCCAGCTGTACAGCCCAAAACTCAAATACAAGAGATGCAAACATTTGAACTATTTGATCAGTTAAtagattaattatatttttttgtcaaacttaaatggcagaaaatgctgtttttaatcAATCAAATCTGGAAATTTTCCATTTATGTCAAACAGAATAACTTTAGGTTTTGAACTGAGATGGCTTTTAAGGGACAAGACATGGATGAAAATTTTtcactttacattttattaaccaattgagaaaataattggcagatAATAAATGACactttagttgcagccctacatgTCAAATGTTTCAATGTTAACATTTCAGCGCCTCTTCTCAAAATGCAGTTGAACATGTGTTATTTGATCAAATCCAGCTATTCTCTACAGCCTAAAACTCAACATTCTGAATTAAGTGCATGAACTTTTCTCCTCAGAGGACTGGAGCAGCCAAAGCCTCTGCTGCGGTGCAGCCAGTGGTCCTGGCACCTGCAGAGCCGCTCCCCACAGTGTCCGAGGCGTCAGCCGACGTGTCCATGAAGGAGGAGGACGAGCTGTGCCAGGCGTTCTCTGAGGCGCTGCTCACCGTGCAGGATGTGGACGAGGAGGACTCGGACCTGCCGCAGCTCTGCTCTCAATACGTCAAAGATATCTACAATTATTTACACGTCCTGGAGGTAATTTATTCTCCATCAGCTGaattctctgctctctctctgcagcattAATGTTCATCACTGTCTGTTTGCAGGTGCAGCAGGCTGTGCGACCTAACTACATGCAGGGTTATGAGATCACAGGACGCATGCGGGCCCTGCTGGTGAACTGGCTGGTCCAGGTTCACTCCAGgttccagctgctgcaggagactCTGTACCTCACTGTGGCCGTCCTGGATCGTTTCCTGCAGGTAAGGAGCGTctctgttttcctctttgtgtctgtgtgagcgATGTAAGAACGCCTCTCTCCACTGTGCTGCAGGTCCAACAAGTCTCTCGCAGGAAGCTGCAGCTAGTCGGCGTCACAGCCATGCTGGTGGCGTGTAAATACGAGGAGATGTACGCCCCGGAGGTTGGAGACTTCGCCTACATCACGGACAACGCCTTCACAAAGTCTCAGATTCTGGAGATGGAGCAGCTGGTTCTCAAGAAGCTCAAGTTTGAGCTGGGACGTCCTCTTCCACTGCACTTCCTCAGACGGGCCTCCAAGGTGGCTGAGGTGAGTGTTTACAACAGTTCTACAGAGTTTTCACTATTGTCAAGCTTCGTTCATCACCTCAgcagaataaatgtaaaatcaaacacCTCTCCAGATGGGTTCACTCTGCAATAATTTAACTTTTGATCAGAATGAGCACATGAACAATTTGTAGACCTGCTATAGAAGCATAACTTTGATTAGATTTTGCACTTTTTCTTTTGAACACTAAAGATTCTGCCGTTCATAAAAATCGACAAATGATTGGCTTTAAACCCTGACAAAGTGTTGAGAGTTGACtttgtttttaggaacaaaGTCGTGGCACCCCAGTATCTGTTTAAGTGTTTCAGTTTAACCTGGTTAAACTACAGGTTTTCATTCCAATATTAAACATTGCAGAGCAGCCAACAAAACGTGTTTAAATTTCAACATGTGAAATTAACAGACTAATTCTGACCACATTGATCATCTCTTAAATAAAACGGCACGTTTGTCTTCTGGCAGATCAGCAGCCAATTCTTGCTACAGGTATTTTAGACTAAATCCCTTTTGGTTTAAACAGAAGTTGGCTGAGCATTAATTTCCCTGCTTGTTGTTGCTTCTCATAAAGCATTAGAGCTGTGCAGAATCAAGTTTAATCTTTGCAATTTTATTTGCCAGTTTGTTGAATACCAGCTGAGCAGTAACAGAGTTAGAGTGGCTTTCTCTTTGACTAAAGTCATGGTGTAAAATGTTTATGCTGGGAGAAGCCATGTCGGTTCTTTCTTTTAGGTTTCTACTTATTACCCGATTATGATCAATAAATGAAGGAAACTGCTTAAAGCTGGGATTTATTTGCAGGATTGGTCAGATTGTGTACACAAGTATTTGAGGATTTTTCCATCAGAGTTGTGGATGTTTGTCTCAGTCTGACGTAGAGCGACACACGCTGGCCAAGTACCTGATGGAGCTGACCCTCCTTGACTACGACATGGTTCACTATCGACCCTCTGAGATCGCCGCAGCGTCGCTGTGTCTCTCCCAGCTACTGCTGGAAGGGCTGCCCTGGGTGAGTCTGCTGGCATGAAGGAATTCATATGTTCTAGGGGTGCGCCGATCGATCTGTGctgatttccttaattttgcgggatcggcgatcAGCCGATTCTTTtgcgtcaaaccgatcttatctagagATCTAATCTACCTccgcaaaggtctgaaagtTAGTCTGCACGTACACGTACTTCTGCACGACAACTAATCATGTTGTCGGTGTGGAACTTTTACATTGTTGAAGGAGAGCAAAGGATAGCCATTTGCTGCAGCATTTGTTCTTGATGCAGTATGACGataccaaaaactcaggacactttatttacgGTTGCAGTCCTTTAAATGTCTCCTGTAAATTATTgctattttaagttcaatattttatcaactacctcagacattgtaatttcctttatttgttaaagaaaaatactatttttcaataaaatcaaattgaaacattgaaggtgtatgctgggagttataaaaaataaatataaaaatctaTCGGCCAGAATCGGCAgattaggctttttaaaaatcggcgatcggccagaaaattgcaattggTGCATCCCTAGTATGTTCagtctgtttctttttattttttttctggtctCAGTCTCCCACACAGCAGCACTATTCCACATACGACGCGGCCCACCTGAGGCCGATCATGCAGCACCTCGCCAAAAATGTTGTGATGGTGAACGAGGGGAAGTCGAAATTCCAGGTGAGCTGAACGACAAAACTCTGACTTGTGGTTTTTGAGTTGCATGAAGCTTAAAACCCTTTGTCCCCCTGCAGGCGGTGAAGACCAAGTACTCCAGCAGTAAGGTGATGAAGATCAGCCTCGTCCCTCAGCTGAAGTCGTCAATCATTAAGACGATGTCGTCCTCTCTGACGGACAACCCCTGAGGACAACTTTGACTTTTTACAAGTGGACATTTGACATGCACTTTATTTTTAGCTGGATCACAATCTGTGGAGAAACTctgttttaataaaatgtttttataatttttcatCAAAGCTTTGTGGTTTGTTCAGAGATTCAGgctctaatgtgttttatttaatcgATACATCCTATTTGACCCTGAGCTGCCTGTTTCAGGAGGAATTAACTGAACTTTCTGAATTAAACTTTTTCACTTCTTGGGAGTGGACGCTATTGAAACTGGActttaagggaaaaaaaacctatGGAGCTTTATACTGACTACAAATGTGTTCTGCCTCCCTAATGGATATTTTCTGACTgaatttttactgtatttcaaaTTTGCAGTCATGCAGGATGTGCTGAAAAATTTCATGGCATGGTTTCTTAGAACTACTCCGTTCAGCAAGTTTAGCTTTCCATGTTTGCTTACAATGTGCCAAAAATTCTGCAGCATCAGTGACTTTGGGATCTGAATGACTTGCTCGTCAAAGTGAGTGGTTTTGGTACAGCAGATTAGCTCCCCTATTAGAGCAAATTGTGCACTTTCTGAGAAAAGCATGACATTTGTAGAATAGTTGGTATATGCcataatgtttgttttgagaTGTGGAGGGAAGTCAGGTTTGACCCATGAGGGGTCAAGTCAAAGATGTCTGCCAGTCCACTGGGTCCATTATTCAAACGCACTAAAAATgcttcatgtgctcacaaacccctctgctggtcaaaaccttgtcatttcaactatttGTGATGGCCTCTTGGCTGTCTGCAACAGTGTCggcatgggaataatcactgccaaggATTTGATTTTGTGTAGTTCATtcaaatctgttttttgatGTGTGGGTAATGGTAAGAGTCTGTTAATAGgacatgagattttttttatttttatcccaagaTTTtgaaacccatttttatttatcacccagtttgTCCCATTTTATAATCCTGGGCGCTACCTCGACGGAGAGCCCTGAACTTGCCACATGCTTCCTCCCGCAGGGTGGCATGCGGAGTTAGCAGGCCGCTTCTTGATTCCCCGTAGCGCatgggaggatcacgttattcccaccggttcctctCCCCCCAATAGGCGCGAGcaggatcaatgcatgtttttgtgagaacATCAAGAACATTTAAACAGTATGTAGAAAGAGTGTTTGTGCCATACATCTCTGCTCAACTCGAGATAAGCAGCCGCACTGACCTTGTCTGGGATTAGGCGGGCTgaggcagcaacctccgggtctgagcagggaggcaaaccaagAAGTACCCTAAGCTGCATTCAACcgaaaaattccagcagggggcgcggacggcggctgcaaaagcatttgggtccattcatttcagtacaaaatgagaaaacttctcgcttgatttattaactcagaTTTTTTGTTAGGACAAttgccccatttagaagaaaatagaagataaaggacatgatttggggcgtggctacctttgaatGACAGGttgctaacaaggcgagccgtcatcaggagagaagcagaacaatgcgtatccacggcaacgtgtcaaagTTATATTTAACGTTCtatggatataaaaaaaaagatgttcacTGGTTTGgtgtcataactttgaccctttcactgtattttcacttaatgacagtttatttgaacgttttgttcagtaaaaatgtcttgttcagcgtttggttggactaacagacactccaaggagtcccTGCTCATTTTTCtcaggtaagtaacgtacattttttttttgggccaa
The Centropristis striata isolate RG_2023a ecotype Rhode Island chromosome 2, C.striata_1.0, whole genome shotgun sequence DNA segment above includes these coding regions:
- the ccnb2 gene encoding G2/mitotic-specific cyclin-B2 isoform X2 encodes the protein MSTVEVRAAPSAAENPVKMGKNTAGLRRVALREVTNFTAAAVNTKRTGAAKASAAVQPVVLAPAEPLPTVSEASADVSMKEEDELCQAFSEALLTVQDVDEEDSDLPQLCSQYVKDIYNYLHVLEVQQAVRPNYMQGYEITGRMRALLVNWLVQVHSRFQLLQETLYLTVAVLDRFLQVQQVSRRKLQLVGVTAMLVACKYEEMYAPEVGDFAYITDNAFTKSQILEMEQLVLKKLKFELGRPLPLHFLRRASKVAESDVERHTLAKYLMELTLLDYDMVHYRPSEIAAASLCLSQLLLEGLPWSPTQQHYSTYDAAHLRPIMQHLAKNVVMVNEGKSKFQAVKTKYSSSKVMKISLVPQLKSSIIKTMSSSLTDNP
- the ccnb2 gene encoding G2/mitotic-specific cyclin-B2 isoform X1, with the protein product MSTVEVRAAQPSAAENPVKMGKNTAGLRRVALREVTNFTAAAVNTKRTGAAKASAAVQPVVLAPAEPLPTVSEASADVSMKEEDELCQAFSEALLTVQDVDEEDSDLPQLCSQYVKDIYNYLHVLEVQQAVRPNYMQGYEITGRMRALLVNWLVQVHSRFQLLQETLYLTVAVLDRFLQVQQVSRRKLQLVGVTAMLVACKYEEMYAPEVGDFAYITDNAFTKSQILEMEQLVLKKLKFELGRPLPLHFLRRASKVAESDVERHTLAKYLMELTLLDYDMVHYRPSEIAAASLCLSQLLLEGLPWSPTQQHYSTYDAAHLRPIMQHLAKNVVMVNEGKSKFQAVKTKYSSSKVMKISLVPQLKSSIIKTMSSSLTDNP
- the ccnb2 gene encoding G2/mitotic-specific cyclin-B2 isoform X3 → MKEEDELCQAFSEALLTVQDVDEEDSDLPQLCSQYVKDIYNYLHVLEVQQAVRPNYMQGYEITGRMRALLVNWLVQVHSRFQLLQETLYLTVAVLDRFLQVQQVSRRKLQLVGVTAMLVACKYEEMYAPEVGDFAYITDNAFTKSQILEMEQLVLKKLKFELGRPLPLHFLRRASKVAESDVERHTLAKYLMELTLLDYDMVHYRPSEIAAASLCLSQLLLEGLPWSPTQQHYSTYDAAHLRPIMQHLAKNVVMVNEGKSKFQAVKTKYSSSKVMKISLVPQLKSSIIKTMSSSLTDNP